The following proteins come from a genomic window of Finegoldia magna ATCC 29328:
- a CDS encoding RrF2 family transcriptional regulator — MRLSTRGRYGLAAMIYLGKKYGDNPVSLNEISKATGLSNNYLEQLIRELKKQDLVISVRGVQGGYLLKKSPKEISVAEILECLEEFFGVTECSVVPGLCSREDTCPSRLIWTQMHDDMINSIKNVSLQDLISKEK, encoded by the coding sequence ATGAGATTATCTACTAGAGGAAGATATGGGCTTGCGGCAATGATATATTTAGGCAAAAAATATGGAGATAATCCAGTTAGTTTGAATGAAATATCAAAAGCTACAGGACTTAGTAATAATTATTTAGAACAACTTATTCGAGAATTAAAAAAACAAGATTTAGTAATTTCTGTTAGAGGTGTACAAGGTGGTTATTTATTAAAAAAATCACCAAAAGAAATTTCGGTTGCCGAAATCTTGGAGTGCTTGGAAGAGTTCTTTGGAGTGACAGAATGCTCTGTAGTTCCTGGACTATGTTCAAGAGAAGATACTTGTCCATCTAGACTTATTTGGACTCAAATGCATGACGATATGATTAATAGTATTAAAAACGTAAGTTTACAAGACCTGATTAGCAAAGAGAAATAG
- a CDS encoding AI-2E family transporter: MIINSEFLHNALVFITIIFMVFGTYFLITVGNSKVDEKYKIVFNFHKIKKTTILILILLGLLALFSKYPVIYHTINTLLIGIILSYIINPLVKYFENKGIRRSFAILIIYVIVIFLIILLGMIVVPQTIQQIKKMIISLPGFMADISIKVNDFNRKIFKEYPNVSKIMSNAMQTVNQKLGTIQTSILDMLSQTGNITGSIFTNLLRIILIPVVSFYMLLDKEKCIDFIMGFIPNKNKDKFLSVCNDMDKAYSEFIRGRLIMAIFVGVLTAIALIIMRVDFAIIIGILTMVGDIIPYIGPFIAVTPAFILAFLDSPIKAVVVVIVFVSIQWVENNILAPKLLGSKIGINPLLVIVSLIIGGGMFGVVGMILSVPFVATIKILYLHFKDKIKMFFKN; this comes from the coding sequence ATGATTATTAATTCTGAATTTCTACACAATGCATTAGTATTTATAACTATTATTTTCATGGTATTTGGAACGTATTTTTTGATTACTGTGGGAAATAGTAAGGTAGATGAGAAATACAAAATTGTATTTAATTTCCATAAAATAAAAAAAACTACTATATTGATACTTATTCTATTGGGATTATTGGCTTTATTTTCAAAGTATCCTGTAATTTATCACACTATCAATACTTTATTGATAGGAATAATACTTTCATACATTATCAATCCTTTGGTTAAGTACTTTGAAAATAAAGGAATCAGAAGGTCGTTTGCAATTTTAATAATATATGTCATAGTAATATTTTTGATAATATTATTAGGAATGATTGTTGTTCCTCAAACTATTCAACAAATCAAAAAAATGATAATTAGTTTACCTGGTTTTATGGCCGATATTTCTATAAAAGTAAATGATTTTAATAGAAAAATATTCAAAGAGTATCCTAATGTAAGCAAAATAATGTCCAATGCGATGCAAACAGTTAATCAAAAACTTGGGACAATTCAAACTTCGATATTGGACATGTTATCACAAACAGGAAATATTACAGGAAGTATTTTTACTAATTTACTTAGAATTATTTTAATTCCTGTTGTTAGTTTTTATATGTTATTGGATAAAGAAAAATGCATTGATTTTATAATGGGATTTATACCAAATAAAAATAAAGACAAGTTTTTGAGCGTTTGCAATGATATGGATAAAGCTTACAGCGAATTCATTCGTGGTAGATTAATAATGGCGATATTTGTAGGAGTGCTTACAGCTATTGCTTTAATTATAATGAGAGTTGATTTTGCGATTATCATAGGAATACTTACTATGGTAGGAGATATTATTCCTTATATTGGCCCTTTTATAGCGGTAACACCAGCTTTTATATTGGCTTTTTTAGACAGCCCAATAAAAGCTGTGGTTGTTGTAATTGTATTCGTATCTATACAATGGGTTGAAAACAACATACTTGCACCTAAATTGTTGGGTTCAAAAATTGGTATTAATCCATTGTTAGTAATTGTTAGTTTGATAATAGGTGGTGGAATGTTTGGAGTTGTAGGTATGATTTTATCAGTTCCATTCGTTGCTACAATTAAAATATTATATTTACATTTTAAAGATAAAATTAAAATGTTTTTTAAAAATTAG
- the alaS gene encoding alanine--tRNA ligase: MKNYGLNEIRKKFLDYFGERGHLVIKSFPLIPQDDKSLLLINAGMAPLKKYFTGEKKLKKDRATSSQRCIRTADIDEVGKTQRHGTFFEMLGNFSFGDYFKREAITWAWDFLTNELEVPKDILWVSVYEEDEEAYNIWVNEVGISPERVVKLGKADNFWELDQGPCGPCSEIHVDRGFEFDPREDAKPGDEGERFLEVWNLVFTQFNKTADGKYERIAHPNIDTGMGLERITMVLENADNIFEIGLVKDIIKTIEEISGVKYKENHKNDVSIRIIADHVRAMTFLIYDGVIPSNEQRGYVLRRLIRRACRHGKLLGINDSFIEKVIDSCIKVYESGYPELKEDRDRIVKIANAEEKKFQETLDLGLNILDSMLKETDSDVFSGENAFKLYDTYGFPIDLTKELVGEVNKTVDEVQFKKLMEEQKERARGSRNESNMGWSSDKKYGEELPETKFDGYNSLKDESKVIEIYGEDENNLKAGQMGIIVLDCTTFYGEGGGQVGDKGIIYNDNFKAEVYDTKKTGKKVFLHYVKVTEGSLHVGDKVTIEVDELNRRDIMKNHSATHLLHQALKDVVGDHVNQAGSYVDGERLRFDITHFEAVSKEQLEKVEQIVNDKIALGIPVKIDEMSLEESQSIGARGLFEDKYQDVVRVVQMGDYSIELCGGTHVKTTSDIQMLKIISESSVAAGVRRIEAITGRAVYKYLKERDRLIDNVKHSLKASNEDEITRRIEMNTEEIKGLKKKLKDITNKDLSSNVDSVINDAVEVNGTKVCTFELSGLDNNSFRDFGENIKSKLEDGVVILANSDESKVSFIALVTDSSVKKGVFAGDIVREVAKVCGGNGGGRKDFAQAGAKDSSKVDEALQKGIETVKSKLNA, encoded by the coding sequence ATGAAAAATTACGGTTTAAATGAAATTAGAAAAAAATTCTTAGATTATTTTGGTGAAAGAGGACATCTTGTTATTAAATCATTTCCTCTTATTCCACAAGATGATAAGAGTCTTTTGCTTATAAATGCTGGTATGGCACCATTGAAAAAATACTTTACAGGTGAGAAAAAACTTAAAAAAGACAGAGCAACATCTTCACAAAGATGTATTAGAACAGCAGATATAGATGAAGTAGGAAAAACACAAAGACATGGTACTTTTTTCGAAATGCTTGGTAATTTTTCTTTTGGAGATTATTTCAAAAGAGAAGCAATTACATGGGCATGGGATTTCTTGACAAATGAATTAGAAGTTCCAAAAGATATTTTGTGGGTAAGTGTCTATGAAGAAGATGAAGAAGCTTATAATATATGGGTTAATGAAGTTGGGATTAGTCCAGAAAGAGTTGTTAAATTAGGAAAAGCTGATAACTTCTGGGAGTTAGATCAAGGACCTTGTGGACCATGCTCTGAAATTCACGTAGACAGAGGATTTGAATTTGATCCTAGAGAAGATGCAAAACCAGGTGATGAAGGCGAAAGATTCTTGGAAGTATGGAATTTGGTTTTCACACAATTTAACAAAACAGCAGATGGAAAATACGAAAGAATTGCTCATCCAAATATAGATACTGGAATGGGTCTTGAAAGAATTACAATGGTTTTGGAAAATGCTGACAACATTTTTGAAATTGGACTTGTAAAAGATATAATCAAAACTATTGAAGAAATTTCAGGTGTAAAATATAAAGAAAATCACAAGAACGATGTTTCCATTAGAATTATTGCAGACCACGTACGTGCTATGACATTCTTAATCTATGATGGAGTAATCCCAAGTAATGAACAAAGAGGATATGTACTAAGAAGACTTATAAGAAGAGCTTGTAGACATGGAAAATTATTGGGAATAAACGATAGCTTCATAGAAAAAGTTATCGATTCATGTATTAAAGTTTATGAATCAGGATATCCTGAATTAAAAGAAGATAGAGATAGAATTGTTAAAATAGCTAATGCCGAAGAAAAGAAATTCCAAGAAACTTTGGATTTGGGATTGAATATTTTAGATTCTATGTTGAAAGAAACAGATTCAGATGTATTTAGTGGTGAAAATGCATTCAAGTTATATGACACTTACGGATTCCCAATAGATTTAACTAAGGAATTAGTCGGTGAAGTTAATAAGACTGTAGATGAAGTTCAATTTAAAAAATTAATGGAAGAACAAAAAGAAAGAGCTAGGGGATCAAGAAATGAATCTAATATGGGTTGGTCTTCTGACAAAAAATATGGCGAAGAACTTCCAGAAACAAAATTTGACGGATATAATTCATTAAAAGATGAAAGTAAAGTTATAGAAATTTACGGTGAAGATGAAAATAATTTAAAAGCCGGACAAATGGGTATAATAGTATTAGATTGTACAACTTTCTATGGAGAAGGTGGTGGACAAGTAGGTGACAAAGGAATTATCTATAATGACAATTTCAAAGCTGAAGTGTACGACACTAAGAAAACAGGAAAGAAAGTATTCTTGCACTACGTTAAAGTTACTGAAGGAAGTTTACACGTAGGTGACAAAGTTACAATAGAAGTAGATGAACTTAACAGAAGAGATATTATGAAAAACCACTCTGCAACACACTTATTGCATCAAGCTTTAAAAGATGTTGTAGGAGATCATGTTAATCAAGCTGGATCTTACGTTGATGGAGAAAGATTAAGATTTGATATCACACATTTTGAAGCGGTTTCAAAAGAACAATTAGAAAAAGTTGAACAAATTGTTAATGATAAAATAGCTTTGGGAATTCCAGTAAAAATTGATGAAATGTCATTGGAAGAATCACAATCAATAGGAGCTAGAGGACTTTTCGAAGATAAATATCAAGATGTTGTAAGAGTTGTTCAAATGGGAGATTATTCTATAGAATTATGCGGTGGAACTCACGTTAAAACAACAAGTGACATTCAAATGTTGAAGATAATTTCCGAATCAAGTGTTGCTGCAGGTGTAAGAAGAATCGAAGCCATAACTGGCCGTGCAGTATACAAATATCTCAAAGAAAGAGATAGGTTGATTGATAATGTTAAGCATTCACTAAAAGCATCTAACGAAGACGAAATCACTAGAAGAATTGAAATGAATACTGAGGAAATTAAGGGATTGAAGAAGAAACTTAAAGATATAACAAATAAGGATTTATCTTCAAATGTTGATTCAGTTATTAATGATGCTGTAGAGGTTAATGGTACAAAAGTTTGCACATTTGAATTAAGTGGTTTGGACAATAATTCATTTAGAGATTTTGGAGAAAATATTAAATCAAAATTAGAAGATGGAGTTGTAATATTAGCTAATTCAGATGAATCAAAAGTATCATTTATAGCTTTAGTTACGGATTCTTCAGTTAAAAAAGGTGTATTTGCAGGAGATATTGTAAGAGAAGTTGCCAAAGTATGTGGTGGTAACGGCGGTGGACGTAAAGACTTTGCACAAGCTGGTGCAAAAGATAGTTCCAAAGTTGATGAAGCATTACAAAAAGGAATTGAAACAGTGAAATCAAAACTTAATGCTTAA
- a CDS encoding IreB family regulatory phosphoprotein, with protein sequence MEGKDLNHTVRFEASKLEKKSIKETLKKVYQALEEKGYDPKNQIIGYILSGDPTYITSFNNARNLIRQIDRDDLLGEMLEVYLNEIDK encoded by the coding sequence ATGGAAGGTAAGGATTTAAACCATACGGTTAGATTTGAAGCATCGAAACTTGAAAAGAAATCAATAAAGGAGACTTTGAAAAAAGTTTACCAAGCTTTAGAAGAAAAGGGATATGATCCTAAAAATCAAATTATTGGATATATATTATCAGGAGATCCTACTTACATTACAAGCTTTAATAATGCAAGAAATTTGATAAGGCAAATAGATCGCGATGATTTATTGGGAGAAATGTTAGAAGTTTACTTGAATGAAATAGATAAATAA
- the ruvX gene encoding Holliday junction resolvase RuvX, with amino-acid sequence MERYIGLDVGDRTIGVAISDPFLLTAQSLMTIKRKSKIEDIEIINDIIKEKEVSKIIVGLPKNMNNTIGPQAKKVKTFVKELRKHTDLDIEYVDERLTTVSATRVLIEQNVSRKKRKDVIDSVAATYILQTYLDMGR; translated from the coding sequence ATGGAAAGATATATTGGACTTGATGTGGGAGATAGGACTATAGGTGTCGCTATAAGTGATCCGTTTTTATTGACTGCCCAATCATTAATGACGATCAAGAGAAAAAGTAAAATTGAAGATATAGAAATCATTAATGATATAATTAAAGAGAAAGAGGTCAGTAAAATTATAGTAGGTCTACCTAAAAACATGAATAATACAATTGGCCCTCAAGCTAAAAAAGTTAAAACATTTGTAAAAGAACTAAGAAAACATACGGATTTGGATATTGAATATGTTGATGAGAGATTGACAACTGTCAGTGCTACGAGAGTTTTGATAGAACAAAATGTATCAAGAAAAAAAAGAAAAGATGTAATAGATAGTGTTGCAGCGACATATATTCTGCAAACTTATTTAGATATGGGAAGATAA
- a CDS encoding DUF1292 domain-containing protein, translated as METIKLYDENNNEKEFKIINTFGMDDDNYCVLEDVSNGENVILKYIENDEQIEFIGLENENELNDAIEVYEDLMNSQKEQ; from the coding sequence ATGGAAACAATAAAATTATACGATGAAAATAATAATGAAAAAGAATTTAAAATAATTAATACATTTGGTATGGATGATGATAATTATTGCGTATTAGAAGATGTATCAAATGGAGAGAATGTTATTTTGAAATATATAGAAAACGATGAACAAATTGAATTTATTGGATTAGAAAACGAAAATGAATTAAACGATGCTATCGAAGTATATGAAGATCTAATGAATTCACAAAAGGAGCAATAA
- a CDS encoding Fur family transcriptional regulator, translated as MNIETLKTKLINAGYKVTKQREVIFEALLENMDSHLSPEELNEIVSKKDPEIGIATVYRTLLIFEELNLVYKLDFDDKRYRYELVDEDEDHHHHHIICTNCGKVDEVKYDLLEGIEKQIRKDYNFDIQNHDVKFYGICSDCQEKLKNEEK; from the coding sequence ATGAACATTGAAACATTAAAAACTAAACTAATCAATGCAGGATACAAAGTAACTAAACAAAGAGAAGTAATTTTTGAAGCATTGTTAGAAAATATGGATTCACACCTATCTCCGGAAGAATTAAACGAAATAGTAAGCAAAAAAGATCCGGAAATTGGTATAGCTACGGTTTATAGAACTTTATTAATTTTTGAAGAACTTAACTTGGTATATAAGTTAGATTTTGATGATAAAAGATACAGATATGAATTAGTGGATGAAGATGAAGATCACCATCATCACCATATTATATGCACTAATTGTGGTAAAGTTGATGAAGTTAAGTATGATTTATTAGAAGGCATCGAAAAGCAAATTAGAAAAGATTACAACTTCGATATACAAAATCACGATGTAAAGTTTTATGGGATATGTTCTGATTGCCAAGAGAAACTTAAAAATGAGGAGAAATAA
- a CDS encoding ribonuclease J, whose amino-acid sequence MAKKNIDKLKVIPLGGLNEIGKNMTVVEYKDDIIVVDCGMTFPDEEMLGVDIVIPDISYLEKNKEKIRGIVITHGHEDHIGAIPYVLKKLDAPVYGTKLTMGLLENKILEHKLSLKSLHTVDYRKPIKLGAFSVEFVKVCHSIPDSASLAITTPVGVLFFTGDFKIDYTPIDNNRMDFGRIASIGNKGVLALFADSTNVERQGYTLSEKSVGKTFINLFDDAPARIIVATFASNVHRIQQVISAAEHFNKKVALSGRSMINTVNVARELGYIKVGDKTIIDINDINKHKPNEIVLLTTGSQGEPMSAMTRMANGTHRKVHLDPTDTVILSATPIPGNDNQVSSVINKLMEMGVKVIYSSLADVHVSGHACQEELKLMHSLVRPKFFVPLHGEMRHLKCHANLALDMGMKEKDIVIADNGNTIEFTRKSINLVDTKFASNILVDGLGVGDVGNVVLRDRRHLSEDGLIVVVITLDARNKEVIAGPDIISRGFVYVKENNDLMEECKSVVQNVLDECYTKNIYDWSTLKHNIRETLKKFLYQEIKRNPMILPVIMEV is encoded by the coding sequence ATGGCAAAAAAGAATATTGATAAATTAAAAGTTATTCCACTAGGAGGACTTAATGAAATAGGGAAAAATATGACAGTAGTAGAATACAAAGATGATATTATTGTCGTTGATTGTGGAATGACATTTCCTGATGAAGAAATGTTGGGGGTAGATATAGTAATCCCTGATATTTCTTATCTAGAAAAAAATAAGGAAAAGATCAGAGGAATAGTTATAACTCACGGTCACGAAGACCATATTGGAGCAATTCCTTATGTATTAAAAAAATTAGATGCCCCTGTTTATGGAACAAAACTTACAATGGGACTGTTAGAAAATAAAATATTGGAGCACAAGTTAAGTTTGAAGTCACTTCATACAGTTGATTACAGAAAACCAATTAAACTTGGTGCTTTTAGCGTAGAGTTTGTAAAAGTATGTCACTCAATTCCAGATTCTGCAAGTTTAGCTATAACAACTCCTGTAGGAGTTTTGTTCTTTACTGGTGATTTTAAAATAGACTACACTCCAATTGATAACAATAGAATGGATTTTGGAAGAATAGCTTCCATAGGTAATAAGGGAGTTCTAGCACTATTCGCTGATAGTACAAATGTTGAAAGACAAGGTTATACTTTAAGTGAAAAAAGTGTTGGTAAAACTTTTATAAATTTGTTTGACGATGCACCTGCTAGAATAATTGTAGCGACCTTTGCATCTAATGTTCACAGAATTCAACAAGTTATTTCAGCTGCTGAGCATTTCAATAAAAAAGTAGCTCTTTCAGGAAGGTCTATGATTAACACTGTTAACGTTGCGCGTGAGTTAGGATACATTAAAGTTGGCGACAAAACTATTATTGATATAAATGATATCAATAAGCATAAACCAAACGAAATAGTTCTTTTAACAACTGGTTCTCAAGGTGAACCAATGAGTGCAATGACGAGAATGGCTAATGGTACACACAGAAAAGTTCATTTAGATCCTACTGATACAGTTATTTTGTCTGCTACACCAATTCCAGGAAATGATAATCAAGTTAGTTCAGTTATCAATAAATTGATGGAAATGGGAGTTAAAGTTATTTATTCTTCCTTGGCTGATGTACACGTAAGTGGACACGCTTGTCAAGAAGAACTGAAATTGATGCATTCATTAGTTAGACCTAAATTTTTTGTTCCACTTCATGGAGAAATGAGACACTTAAAGTGTCATGCAAATTTAGCACTTGATATGGGAATGAAAGAAAAAGATATTGTGATTGCAGACAATGGTAATACAATTGAATTTACAAGAAAAAGCATTAATCTTGTCGACACTAAATTTGCAAGTAACATTTTAGTAGATGGACTTGGAGTAGGTGATGTTGGAAATGTTGTATTAAGAGACAGAAGACATTTATCAGAAGACGGATTAATTGTTGTTGTAATTACTTTGGATGCTAGAAACAAAGAAGTTATAGCTGGTCCTGACATCATTTCAAGAGGATTTGTATATGTTAAAGAAAATAATGATTTAATGGAAGAGTGCAAATCTGTTGTTCAAAATGTTTTAGACGAATGTTACACGAAAAATATCTACGATTGGTCAACTCTTAAACACAATATTAGAGAAACATTAAAGAAATTCTTGTACCAAGAAATCAAGAGAAATCCAATGATATTGCCAGTAATAATGGAGGTATAA
- a CDS encoding YlbF family regulator → MEYKKKAEELAQMLNNSSEFQELKKLHKDVYKKNENNKNMIDDFKKHLFEYQLKIQQTGKEDPEDVKKLQNLQNIIMTNHDIAAYLQADARFSMILKDVYDALESGIKLEDE, encoded by the coding sequence ATGGAATATAAGAAAAAAGCTGAAGAATTAGCTCAAATGTTGAATAATTCATCAGAGTTTCAAGAACTTAAAAAACTTCACAAAGATGTTTATAAAAAGAATGAAAATAATAAAAATATGATAGATGATTTCAAAAAACATCTTTTTGAATATCAATTAAAAATTCAACAAACAGGAAAAGAAGATCCTGAAGATGTAAAAAAACTTCAAAATTTACAAAATATCATTATGACAAATCATGATATTGCAGCTTATCTACAAGCAGATGCAAGATTTTCTATGATTTTAAAAGATGTTTACGATGCATTAGAAAGTGGCATAAAATTAGAAGATGAATAG
- a CDS encoding O-methyltransferase → MNSIVNEHLQDYLRQLSKSNDETILELEIFAKENHIPIVEPEVRQLLKIILLMEQPKSILEIGTAIGYSSIIMKKTCPDAKIITVENYEKNANFARENFKKYGYDDIQLVFGDGYEVMKNMDTKFDLIFIDAAKGQYIKYFEEAVRLANKNSVIVCDNVLFRGMVCEKEFYEHRHRKITIVKRLREFLEIISDSSKYDTTIIPIDDGMSITKLK, encoded by the coding sequence ATGAATAGTATTGTAAATGAACACCTACAAGATTATTTAAGACAATTATCAAAAAGTAACGATGAAACTATCCTAGAGTTAGAAATATTTGCAAAGGAAAATCATATACCAATTGTTGAACCAGAGGTTAGACAATTGCTGAAGATAATATTACTAATGGAACAACCAAAGTCTATTTTAGAAATAGGCACAGCTATTGGTTACAGTTCGATTATTATGAAAAAAACTTGTCCCGATGCAAAGATTATTACAGTCGAAAATTACGAAAAAAATGCAAACTTTGCAAGAGAAAACTTCAAAAAGTATGGATATGACGATATTCAATTAGTCTTTGGTGATGGATATGAAGTTATGAAAAACATGGACACAAAATTTGACTTGATATTTATCGATGCTGCTAAAGGACAATATATAAAATATTTTGAAGAAGCTGTACGATTAGCTAACAAAAATTCTGTTATTGTATGTGACAATGTTTTGTTTAGAGGAATGGTATGCGAAAAAGAATTCTATGAACATAGACACAGAAAGATAACTATAGTTAAGAGATTAAGAGAATTTTTAGAAATTATTTCGGATAGTTCAAAATACGATACAACTATCATTCCAATCGATGATGGAATGAGCATAACTAAATTAAAATAG
- a CDS encoding peptidase U32 family protein, whose translation MKKVELLAPAGDLDKLKTAIDYGADAVYMAGPDYGLRTASKNFTIEDMKEAVDYAHSRGKKIYITMNILAHNDDLEGIEDYIQNLIDINVDALIVSDPGIYSIIRSINKDVEVHMSTQASVTNFRTVKYWMDQGIKRIVLARELSLKEIQDIKKNIPDSELECFVHGAMCMSYSGRCLLSNYMTGRDANRGDCAQACRWKYRLVEEKRPGEYFPIEEDEKGTFIFNSKDLCMIEHLDKLIAAGIDSLKIEGRVKSQYYVATVVRSYRIAIDKYYNNEFDEPTAKRLLEEIKKVSYRDFTTGFFEKKPDENDQLYESSSYIRKYDFVGLLLDYDEESKIATFEQRNRVFKGDEVEIFGPEDGFITTKIEKMYDEKMNEIEVANKAQQIFKIKIDQKLQPNSMMRKKSDN comes from the coding sequence ATGAAAAAAGTTGAATTATTAGCACCTGCCGGTGATTTAGATAAATTAAAAACAGCCATTGATTATGGTGCAGATGCAGTGTACATGGCAGGTCCAGACTATGGATTGAGAACTGCATCTAAGAACTTCACAATAGAGGATATGAAAGAAGCTGTAGATTACGCTCATAGTAGAGGCAAGAAAATATATATAACAATGAATATATTAGCCCACAATGATGATTTGGAAGGAATTGAAGACTACATTCAAAACTTGATAGATATAAATGTAGATGCTCTTATTGTTTCTGATCCAGGTATTTATTCTATTATAAGAAGTATTAATAAAGATGTTGAAGTCCACATGTCGACACAAGCTTCTGTAACAAATTTTAGAACAGTAAAATATTGGATGGATCAAGGCATAAAGAGAATTGTATTGGCTCGTGAATTGTCATTGAAAGAAATTCAAGATATCAAGAAAAATATTCCTGATTCCGAATTGGAATGTTTCGTACATGGAGCTATGTGTATGTCTTATTCAGGAAGATGTTTATTGAGTAACTACATGACTGGAAGAGACGCGAACAGGGGAGACTGTGCGCAAGCATGTAGATGGAAGTACAGACTTGTTGAAGAAAAAAGACCAGGAGAGTATTTTCCAATTGAAGAGGATGAGAAGGGAACTTTTATTTTCAATTCAAAAGATTTGTGTATGATAGAACACTTAGATAAATTAATTGCAGCAGGAATTGATAGTTTAAAAATAGAAGGTAGAGTTAAGAGTCAATATTATGTAGCAACGGTTGTTAGAAGCTACAGAATTGCTATCGACAAATACTACAATAATGAATTTGATGAACCAACAGCAAAGAGACTTTTAGAAGAAATTAAAAAAGTTTCTTACAGAGATTTTACTACAGGATTTTTTGAAAAAAAACCTGATGAAAATGATCAATTGTACGAATCATCATCTTACATTAGAAAATACGATTTTGTAGGTTTATTATTGGATTATGATGAAGAAAGTAAAATTGCTACTTTTGAACAAAGAAACAGAGTTTTCAAAGGTGACGAAGTAGAAATTTTTGGGCCAGAAGATGGATTTATTACTACAAAAATCGAAAAAATGTATGATGAGAAGATGAATGAAATTGAAGTAGCTAATAAAGCTCAACAAATTTTTAAAATTAAGATTGATCAAAAACTTCAACCAAATTCGATGATGAGAAAAAAGAGCGATAATTAA